In Pedobacter sp. WC2423, the following are encoded in one genomic region:
- a CDS encoding GreA/GreB family elongation factor encodes MTTKTINKEHMKTEQLMIVKKELDLLKKHLKDSNLSEYNKNQLLAELASAKVVKEDELPDDAVCIGSVVEIQEVLSERKYTFQIVFPAEANMKENKMSVFAPIGTALLGYRAGSKVQWEMPDGMRTFAILKVTHQKV; translated from the coding sequence ATGACAACAAAAACAATCAATAAAGAACATATGAAAACGGAACAATTAATGATCGTTAAAAAAGAACTGGATCTGTTAAAAAAACATCTTAAAGATTCTAATCTTTCCGAATACAATAAAAATCAATTACTTGCAGAGCTGGCCTCTGCAAAGGTTGTCAAAGAAGATGAACTGCCTGATGATGCCGTATGTATCGGATCGGTAGTGGAAATACAGGAAGTATTAAGCGAAAGAAAATATACTTTCCAAATTGTCTTTCCTGCAGAAGCCAATATGAAAGAAAATAAAATGTCTGTCTTTGCCCCTATCGGAACAGCCTTATTAGGCTACCGTGCAGGTTCAAAAGTTCAATGGGAAATGCCTGATGGCATGAGAACATTTGCTATTTTAAAAGTTACACATCAAAAGGTATAA